Proteins found in one Streptomyces sp. CB09001 genomic segment:
- a CDS encoding ABC transporter permease gives MSVLDKRSAGQRHPRPGKGPGSSPEAEAGDTTAGDTTAGDTTVGDSTAEDSTASADKSVPERSRSGRRGLPLALNAVSVALGIAIWWALASAGFKLPTPPEVVSRASTLISDGTLADDALASLTRVLIGFALGTAVAVPVGFLMGWYGILRGLIEPWIQFFRTIPPLAIIPLAVVAMGIDETPKIFVIFLAAFLACVISTFQGVVNVDRTLINAARVLGAGDATIFARVVVPASTPFILVGMRVGLGSAWATLVAAELIAAQEGLGYRMQNAQLYYDLPTIFVGLISIGILGLLMDRVLLLAERRLTRWQERR, from the coding sequence ATGTCCGTCCTTGACAAGCGGAGTGCCGGCCAGCGGCACCCGCGGCCCGGGAAGGGGCCCGGGTCCTCGCCCGAGGCCGAAGCGGGAGACACCACTGCGGGAGACACCACTGCGGGAGACACCACCGTGGGAGACAGCACCGCGGAAGACAGCACGGCGAGCGCCGACAAGTCCGTGCCGGAGCGCTCCCGTTCCGGCAGGCGCGGGCTGCCGCTCGCCCTGAACGCCGTGTCCGTCGCACTCGGCATCGCGATCTGGTGGGCCCTCGCGTCCGCCGGTTTCAAGCTGCCGACACCCCCGGAGGTCGTCTCCCGGGCCTCCACCCTGATCAGCGACGGAACGCTCGCCGACGACGCCCTGGCCAGCCTGACCCGGGTCCTCATCGGCTTCGCCCTGGGCACGGCCGTGGCCGTCCCGGTCGGCTTCCTGATGGGCTGGTACGGCATCCTGCGCGGACTGATCGAGCCCTGGATCCAGTTCTTCCGCACCATCCCGCCGCTGGCGATCATCCCGCTGGCCGTGGTCGCCATGGGCATCGACGAGACGCCGAAGATCTTCGTCATCTTCCTGGCCGCGTTCCTGGCCTGTGTGATCTCCACGTTCCAGGGCGTGGTGAACGTCGACCGCACCCTGATCAACGCCGCCCGAGTGCTGGGCGCGGGCGACGCCACGATCTTCGCCCGGGTGGTGGTGCCGGCGTCCACCCCCTTCATCCTCGTCGGCATGCGGGTCGGCCTCGGCTCGGCCTGGGCCACCCTGGTCGCCGCGGAGCTGATCGCCGCCCAGGAGGGCCTCGGCTACCGCATGCAGAACGCCCAGCTCTACTACGACCTCCCGACCATCTTCGTCGGGCTCATCTCGATCGGGATCCTCGGTCTCCTCATGGACCGCGTCCTCCTCCTCGCCGAACGCAGGCTCACCCGATGGCAGGAACGCCGATGA